One genomic region from Luteibacter yeojuensis encodes:
- a CDS encoding murein hydrolase activator EnvC family protein, with protein MRPIPRLPLALALAVASVATLPPARAAQDDKAQAEQKDARQKLEGVRKDIESLTREQRETANARDSANAALAKQAEQVSTAAKAVREIEADLAQRRHDLEQLNAQRTEMQAGLDKQKGALGDLLRATYTLGRGSDLQLLLGDEDVNRISRALAYSRYFQENRVERIRGLLADLSRLQDVETAITAEQQKLEATRAEREKRAAELERQRGAQQKLAAEADAKYKDQAQRMAALKQNEQDMNALVARLQKVIDEAAKAAEPAPATKGSPPSAPLSNLRGNLPWPTNGPVHAYGNGVIIVAPRGSEVKAVARGRVVFASFLRGYGMMIIVNHGNGFMSMYGNNETLLHGVGDMVEAGEAVGTAAAPAGENGAYFELRQGGKPIDARGWLGKRH; from the coding sequence ATGCGCCCAATACCCCGTCTTCCCCTCGCCCTTGCCCTCGCCGTCGCCAGCGTCGCCACCCTCCCGCCGGCCCGGGCCGCGCAGGACGACAAGGCCCAGGCGGAACAGAAGGATGCGCGGCAGAAGCTGGAGGGGGTCCGCAAGGACATCGAGTCCCTGACCCGCGAGCAGCGGGAAACGGCCAATGCCCGGGACAGCGCCAACGCCGCCCTGGCGAAGCAGGCCGAGCAGGTGTCGACCGCGGCAAAGGCCGTCCGCGAGATCGAGGCCGACCTGGCGCAGCGCCGCCACGACCTCGAGCAGCTGAACGCCCAGCGGACGGAGATGCAGGCCGGGCTGGACAAGCAGAAGGGTGCGCTGGGCGACCTCCTCCGCGCCACCTATACCCTCGGCCGCGGCTCGGACCTGCAGCTCCTGCTGGGCGACGAGGACGTGAACCGGATTTCCCGCGCCCTCGCCTACTCCCGCTACTTCCAGGAGAACCGGGTGGAACGGATCCGCGGCCTGCTCGCGGATCTTTCCCGCCTGCAGGATGTCGAAACCGCCATCACGGCCGAACAGCAGAAGCTCGAGGCGACCCGCGCGGAACGCGAGAAGCGCGCCGCGGAACTGGAACGGCAGCGGGGCGCGCAGCAGAAGCTCGCCGCCGAGGCCGACGCGAAGTACAAGGACCAGGCCCAGCGCATGGCCGCCCTGAAACAGAACGAGCAGGACATGAACGCCCTCGTCGCCCGCCTGCAAAAAGTGATCGACGAGGCGGCGAAGGCGGCCGAGCCGGCACCCGCGACGAAAGGCTCGCCCCCGTCCGCTCCGCTGTCCAACCTTCGCGGCAACCTGCCCTGGCCCACCAACGGCCCGGTGCACGCCTATGGCAACGGCGTCATCATCGTGGCGCCGCGGGGCAGCGAGGTGAAGGCGGTGGCGCGCGGACGCGTGGTATTCGCAAGCTTCCTCCGGGGCTACGGCATGATGATCATCGTGAACCACGGCAACGGCTTCATGAGCATGTACGGTAACAACGAGACGCTGTTGCACGGCGTGGGCGACATGGTGGAAGCCGGCGAAGCCGTCGGCACCGCCGCGGCGCCCGCCGGCGAGAACGGCGCCTATTTCGAGCTGCGCCAGGGCGGCAAGCCCATCGATGCGCGCGGCTGGCTCGGCAAACGGCACTAA